A stretch of the Sulfurimonas sp. HSL3-1 genome encodes the following:
- a CDS encoding DUF3147 family protein translates to MYYYIVKIITTTLLIVVISEISKRSTLIGSILASIPLVSVLAMIWLYVDTGNTQKVTELSYSIFWLVLPSLTLFLSLMLLLKRGVGFYPSMALSIILTILAYYLMIALLEKFGIKL, encoded by the coding sequence ATGTATTACTACATCGTTAAAATCATCACTACGACGCTGCTGATCGTCGTGATCTCCGAAATCTCCAAACGGAGCACCCTTATAGGGAGTATTCTCGCTTCGATCCCTCTGGTCTCGGTTCTGGCAATGATCTGGCTCTATGTCGATACCGGTAACACCCAAAAAGTGACGGAACTCTCCTACAGCATCTTCTGGCTGGTTCTCCCGTCGCTGACACTGTTCCTTTCTCTTATGCTGCTGCTCAAGCGGGGGGTGGGGTTTTATCCAAGCATGGCGCTTTCGATCATCCTGACCATTCTGGCCTACTATCTGATGATCGCGCTTCTGGAGAAGTTTGGTATAAAGCTGTAG
- a CDS encoding flavin reductase family protein, producing MMEMMPIGKAFTLIESGPVVLVTTKDGEKNNIMTISWTMVMDFTPRFAMTTGPWNYSYAALQQTRECVIAIPTVDLIDTVVGIGTCSGSDTDKFGKFDLTPAGGEFVGAPLIKECLANIECTVVDIIEQHNIIVLEGVCAWFDHARKEQRTLHAVGDGTFIVDGERLDRKRMMRSKLPEGV from the coding sequence ATGATGGAAATGATGCCGATCGGTAAAGCCTTTACCCTGATAGAATCCGGCCCCGTCGTCCTTGTAACGACAAAAGACGGAGAAAAAAACAACATCATGACCATCTCATGGACGATGGTGATGGATTTCACGCCGCGCTTCGCCATGACGACGGGTCCTTGGAACTACTCTTATGCCGCGCTGCAACAAACACGCGAATGCGTCATTGCGATCCCGACGGTGGACCTCATCGACACGGTCGTCGGCATCGGTACCTGCAGCGGCTCGGATACGGACAAATTCGGGAAATTCGATCTTACACCGGCTGGCGGTGAATTTGTCGGCGCACCGCTTATCAAAGAGTGCCTGGCGAACATAGAATGCACGGTCGTCGATATCATCGAGCAGCACAACATCATCGTGCTCGAAGGCGTGTGCGCATGGTTTGATCATGCGCGGAAAGAACAGCGGACCCTCCACGCCGTCGGCGACGGTACGTTTATTGTCGACGGCGAACGGCTGGACCGTAAGCGGATGATGCGTTCAAAACTTCCGGAGGGCGTCTGA
- a CDS encoding DMT family transporter: MKKYSVYILVGLCVLFWSGNFVLGRFVRDDVQPLELVFFRWLLVCVMLLPALYYVSLRNIIRLIRAHFVVTSVLAILSVTFFNTILYTALQTTTATNALLINSSVPIMILILSALMLKHDVTKRQVMGIALSTMGVLFLILKGEIGNIAALNLSHGDFWMLVSSLVWALYSVLFKLKPAGFSSAELFMANMYLGFVYLLPIYLVQGYTFHTELLLFENYWTYFIYVSLFASILSYIFWNRGIDVLGAAKTGQFAHLMPLFGAVLAYIFLGETLQSYHVVGAVLIGAGIYTSLFLSKPAAATE, from the coding sequence ATGAAGAAGTACAGCGTCTATATTCTTGTCGGTCTCTGCGTGCTTTTCTGGTCGGGCAACTTCGTACTGGGGCGGTTCGTCCGTGACGATGTCCAGCCGCTGGAGCTGGTCTTTTTCCGCTGGCTGCTGGTCTGCGTCATGCTGCTGCCGGCGTTGTACTATGTCAGCCTCCGCAACATCATCCGGCTGATCCGCGCGCACTTCGTCGTCACCTCTGTCCTGGCCATTTTGAGCGTGACCTTCTTTAACACGATCCTTTACACGGCGCTGCAGACGACGACGGCAACCAATGCGCTGCTCATCAACTCCAGCGTGCCCATCATGATCCTGATCCTCTCGGCGCTCATGCTCAAGCATGACGTGACGAAGCGGCAGGTTATGGGCATCGCCCTCTCGACGATGGGGGTTCTCTTTTTGATCCTCAAGGGGGAAATAGGCAACATCGCCGCGCTCAACCTCAGCCACGGCGACTTCTGGATGCTCGTCAGCTCGCTGGTATGGGCGCTCTATTCGGTCCTGTTCAAACTGAAGCCCGCGGGCTTCAGCAGCGCGGAGCTCTTCATGGCCAATATGTACCTGGGGTTCGTCTACCTGCTGCCGATCTACCTGGTGCAGGGATACACGTTTCATACCGAACTGCTGCTGTTTGAAAATTACTGGACCTACTTCATCTACGTCTCGCTCTTCGCCTCGATCCTCTCGTATATCTTCTGGAACAGGGGAATCGACGTGCTCGGCGCGGCGAAAACGGGACAGTTTGCCCACCTTATGCCGCTTTTCGGCGCCGTACTGGCCTATATCTTTCTCGGCGAAACGCTGCAGTCCTATCACGTCGTCGGGGCGGTGTTGATCGGGGCGGGGATCTATACGTCGCTCTTTCTATCGAAACCCGCGGCCGCAACAGAGTAG
- a CDS encoding DUF6544 family protein, which translates to MGKRTLPMTLLYLFLIVLVLLIIALSLLRFWDRNAERTEWRRLLSKQPVHPVRFDPATVAELPEAARRYFAYTIAPGTPLLSVAEIDMKGLFSLKPPEYLPMEARQILALPYGFVWKMRLVGGLPVSGSDTDSWTRFRILGLIPVARAGGDADHTRSAFGRYVIEAVFWTPAALLPGPGIRWEAVGESGARVTVTRGELSQSVDVTLSHEGKPIEVSMMRWSNANPQKQYRLQPFGGILSDFRDVSGYRLPFRVEGGNLFGTEEYFPFYKAEITAIRFPLNTMPKN; encoded by the coding sequence ATGGGTAAACGGACACTGCCGATGACACTGCTCTACCTCTTCCTCATCGTACTCGTGCTGCTGATCATCGCGCTCTCCCTGCTCCGCTTCTGGGACCGGAACGCGGAGCGGACCGAATGGCGGCGGCTCCTCTCGAAACAGCCTGTGCACCCCGTACGGTTCGACCCGGCGACGGTGGCGGAGCTTCCGGAAGCGGCACGACGCTACTTCGCCTACACCATCGCCCCCGGCACACCGCTGCTAAGCGTCGCCGAGATCGACATGAAAGGCCTCTTCAGCCTCAAACCGCCCGAGTACCTGCCCATGGAGGCCCGGCAGATCCTCGCCCTGCCCTACGGCTTTGTCTGGAAGATGCGACTCGTCGGCGGCCTGCCCGTCTCCGGTTCCGATACGGACAGCTGGACGCGGTTTCGGATACTGGGGCTCATCCCCGTTGCCCGGGCGGGCGGCGATGCGGACCATACCCGTTCCGCCTTCGGCCGCTACGTCATCGAAGCGGTGTTCTGGACCCCGGCGGCCCTCCTGCCCGGACCGGGCATAAGATGGGAAGCAGTAGGCGAGAGCGGCGCCCGCGTCACCGTAACCAGGGGGGAGCTTTCACAGTCGGTGGATGTCACCCTGAGTCATGAAGGAAAGCCCATCGAAGTCTCCATGATGCGCTGGAGCAACGCCAACCCGCAAAAGCAGTACCGGCTGCAACCCTTCGGCGGGATACTGTCGGACTTCCGCGACGTCTCGGGCTACCGCCTCCCCTTCAGGGTCGAAGGGGGCAACCTGTTCGGCACCGAGGAGTATTTCCCCTTTTACAAGGCGGAAATCACGGCCATCCGCTTCCCCCTGAACACTATGCCTAAAAACTGA
- a CDS encoding diguanylate cyclase — MYRINREKLLAVIREVDQAIYNHSQWYQNIIRSIVCRLPFDQRDMAEDAHHHCTFGQWYYHCSEKEMQENKTFQSIRGEHKQVHANAKLLLETSSRGEAISYIDYDNFANAVERLRLNLQTLKYELEETLYNRDPLTGVRNRISMLSDLRKQMDLIDRHVDTTVIAILDVDRFKQVNDTHGHPVGDLVLANIAAYILQHLRPYDNVYRYGGEEFLIMMPHTDVETAAAVIERIREGVAQMQTHMHNGETISVTISAGVTKLRDHHNIETAIEEADKALYEAKLGGRNKSVVSA, encoded by the coding sequence ATGTACCGTATCAACCGGGAGAAGCTCCTGGCCGTCATCCGCGAAGTGGATCAGGCCATCTACAACCATAGCCAGTGGTACCAGAACATCATCCGTTCCATCGTCTGCCGCCTCCCCTTCGACCAGCGGGACATGGCCGAAGACGCCCACCACCACTGCACTTTCGGACAGTGGTACTACCACTGTTCCGAAAAGGAGATGCAAGAAAACAAGACCTTTCAGTCCATCCGCGGCGAGCATAAACAGGTACATGCCAATGCGAAGCTGCTGCTTGAGACCTCCTCCCGGGGCGAGGCCATCTCCTATATCGATTACGACAACTTCGCCAATGCCGTCGAACGCCTGCGCCTGAACCTCCAGACGCTCAAATACGAACTCGAAGAGACCCTGTACAACCGCGACCCCCTCACCGGTGTACGCAACCGTATCAGCATGCTCAGCGACCTGCGCAAGCAGATGGACCTGATCGATCGCCATGTGGATACGACGGTCATCGCCATCCTGGACGTCGACCGCTTCAAGCAGGTTAACGACACCCATGGCCACCCGGTAGGCGACCTTGTCCTTGCCAACATCGCCGCCTATATCCTGCAGCATCTGCGCCCCTATGACAATGTCTACCGCTACGGCGGGGAGGAGTTCTTGATCATGATGCCCCATACGGATGTCGAGACCGCCGCCGCCGTCATCGAACGTATCCGCGAAGGGGTTGCACAAATGCAGACGCACATGCATAACGGCGAAACTATCAGCGTCACGATCTCTGCCGGTGTGACCAAGCTCCGGGACCACCACAACATTGAAACAGCCATCGAAGAGGCCGACAAAGCCCTCTACGAAGCCAAACTGGGCGGGCGAAACAAGAGTGTCGTTTCCGCCTGA
- the tpx gene encoding thiol peroxidase, producing the protein MRILAALTLSTTLAFAQSVTFQGNPVALEGTMPGVGEKAPTFTAVKNDLSVVTIGGTHPKTQIIAFVPSIDTPVCSLESKAFDDKVKQMKGVDLYIVSMDLPFAQKRFCGFESIGNITLASAYKRADHAGASQYGVSIGEPLLKDLFTRAVFVVNKEGVITYRQLVPEIASEPDYSAVIKAVNKLN; encoded by the coding sequence ATGCGTATTCTTGCCGCCCTCACCCTCTCCACTACGCTGGCATTCGCCCAAAGCGTCACCTTCCAGGGCAACCCCGTCGCCCTGGAAGGCACCATGCCAGGCGTGGGCGAAAAAGCCCCGACATTCACCGCCGTCAAGAACGACCTCTCGGTCGTCACCATCGGCGGGACACATCCGAAGACGCAGATCATCGCGTTCGTGCCTTCGATCGACACCCCGGTCTGTTCCCTCGAATCCAAGGCCTTCGACGACAAGGTCAAACAGATGAAGGGCGTCGACCTCTACATCGTTTCCATGGACCTTCCTTTCGCCCAGAAACGTTTCTGCGGCTTTGAATCCATCGGCAACATTACACTGGCATCAGCCTACAAGCGCGCCGATCATGCGGGGGCGTCGCAGTACGGCGTCAGCATCGGCGAACCGCTCCTCAAAGACCTCTTTACCCGTGCCGTCTTCGTCGTCAACAAAGAGGGCGTCATCACCTACAGACAGCTCGTACCCGAAATTGCCAGCGAACCCGACTATAGCGCAGTTATCAAAGCGGTCAACAAACTGAACTGA
- the acs gene encoding acetate--CoA ligase — protein MSDTTVKPVFQPNREFAKTARIKNMCEYKELATWAEEDYEGFWDHFAKEKIDWFEPYGKVLDDSNMPFAKWFEGGKLNVAHQCIDRHLDSRKNKAAIIFEGDRGDKKIVTYLELYYNVNKMANLLKNEFGIKKGDRVVIYMPMILEAAYAMLACTRIGAIHSIVFGGFSAEALRDRIIDAEAKLVITADGAFRKDKPYMLKPVVDKALEEGCDCVNKVLVVQRNGEDVDWKAGRDYSYNEMIEQQSAVCESEPMDSEDPMFLLYTSGSTGKPKGVQHNTAGYILWAQMTMEWVFDVKENDTYWCTADIGWITGHTYIVYGPLAMGATTLMFEGVPTYPDAGRPWKMVEEYKINQFYTAPTAIRVLHKTGAEEPAKYDLSSLKVLGTVGEPIDPPAWKWYYEEIGGGKCAIVDTYWQTETGGHMVTPLPGATPIKPACATFPLPGIMGEILDPETGKKVGAGESGYMCVTKPWPSMIRGVWGDPERFVKSYFGDVKKDGQPVYFTGDGANYDDDGYITITGRTDDVINVSGHRMGTAEVEAACKKHPNVAEVAVVGKPHELKGEGIFAYVVLKGEESMAEDVEMSKEINNVIKQEIGNIAVCDDIAFVPGLPKTRSGKIMRRILRSIAKGEAITQDTSTLEDPSVVEKIQEVVNACRV, from the coding sequence ATGAGTGATACAACAGTCAAACCGGTTTTCCAGCCCAACCGCGAATTCGCCAAAACGGCACGCATCAAGAACATGTGTGAATACAAGGAACTGGCAACATGGGCCGAGGAGGATTACGAAGGGTTCTGGGACCACTTCGCGAAGGAGAAAATTGACTGGTTCGAGCCCTATGGCAAGGTACTCGACGACAGCAACATGCCGTTTGCCAAATGGTTCGAAGGCGGCAAGCTGAACGTGGCGCACCAGTGTATCGACCGCCACCTCGACTCCCGCAAGAACAAGGCGGCGATCATCTTCGAAGGGGACCGCGGCGACAAGAAGATCGTCACCTACCTGGAGCTCTACTACAACGTCAACAAGATGGCGAACCTCCTCAAGAACGAGTTCGGCATCAAGAAGGGCGACCGCGTCGTCATCTACATGCCGATGATCCTGGAAGCGGCCTATGCGATGCTCGCGTGTACACGTATCGGTGCGATCCACTCCATCGTCTTCGGCGGTTTCTCCGCGGAAGCGCTGCGCGACCGCATCATTGACGCGGAGGCGAAACTTGTCATCACGGCCGACGGTGCGTTTAGAAAGGACAAGCCGTACATGCTCAAGCCTGTTGTCGACAAAGCCCTCGAAGAGGGGTGCGACTGCGTCAACAAGGTACTTGTCGTCCAGCGTAACGGCGAGGATGTCGACTGGAAAGCGGGCCGCGACTACTCCTACAACGAGATGATCGAGCAGCAGTCCGCCGTCTGCGAAAGCGAACCGATGGATTCAGAAGACCCGATGTTCCTGCTCTACACCTCCGGTTCCACCGGCAAACCGAAGGGGGTACAGCACAACACGGCGGGCTACATCCTCTGGGCACAGATGACGATGGAGTGGGTCTTCGACGTCAAGGAGAACGACACCTACTGGTGTACGGCCGACATCGGCTGGATCACCGGCCACACCTACATCGTCTACGGCCCGCTCGCGATGGGTGCGACGACGCTGATGTTTGAAGGGGTCCCGACCTATCCGGACGCCGGACGCCCGTGGAAGATGGTCGAAGAGTACAAAATCAACCAGTTCTACACGGCGCCGACGGCGATCCGCGTTCTGCACAAAACAGGGGCGGAGGAGCCTGCGAAGTACGACCTCTCCAGCCTCAAGGTCCTCGGGACCGTCGGCGAGCCGATCGACCCGCCGGCATGGAAATGGTATTACGAGGAGATCGGCGGCGGCAAATGCGCCATCGTCGACACCTACTGGCAGACGGAAACGGGCGGCCACATGGTCACGCCGCTGCCGGGTGCGACCCCGATCAAACCGGCCTGCGCCACCTTCCCGCTGCCGGGCATCATGGGCGAGATCCTCGACCCGGAAACGGGCAAGAAAGTCGGTGCGGGCGAGAGCGGCTACATGTGTGTCACCAAGCCGTGGCCGTCCATGATCCGCGGCGTCTGGGGCGATCCGGAGCGTTTCGTGAAGTCCTACTTCGGCGACGTCAAAAAAGACGGTCAGCCGGTCTACTTTACCGGTGACGGCGCGAACTATGACGACGACGGCTACATCACCATTACGGGCCGTACCGACGACGTCATCAATGTTTCCGGCCACCGTATGGGGACGGCCGAGGTCGAAGCGGCGTGCAAGAAGCACCCGAACGTTGCGGAAGTCGCCGTCGTCGGCAAGCCGCACGAGCTCAAAGGTGAGGGGATCTTCGCCTATGTCGTCCTCAAGGGCGAAGAGAGCATGGCCGAAGACGTCGAGATGTCCAAGGAGATCAACAATGTCATCAAGCAGGAGATCGGCAACATCGCTGTCTGCGACGACATCGCCTTTGTCCCGGGCCTGCCGAAGACCCGTTCAGGCAAGATCATGCGCCGCATCCTGCGCTCCATCGCCAAGGGCGAGGCGATCACGCAGGATACGTCGACACTCGAAGACCCCAGTGTCGTCGAAAAGATCCAGGAAGTCGTTAACGCCTGCCGCGTCTAA